The stretch of DNA CGCCAGCCAAGGGCCTTGGCGATTGAACTAGCGATCATGGCGGACCCCGTCAGATAGCGGCCGTGCGGGATCGCATCCATTCCCGGACATCCTCCACACGCCACGCCGTCACCCGCGTCGACAGCTTGACAGGAGCTGGGAAGGTGCCAGCTTTCACCTTTCGCCAAAGTGTCGCGGACGAAAAGGGAACAATCGCGGGGATCAATCGAGATTGGCGAACGAAGCC from Candidatus Glassbacteria bacterium encodes:
- a CDS encoding AlpA family phage regulatory protein — protein: GFVRQSRLIPAIVPFSSATLWRKVKAGTFPAPVKLSTRVTAWRVEDVREWMRSRTAAI